The genomic window CGCCTGCCGCCTCCCGGCCCACCGCCCTTGACCCTGGCCGAGGTGGAAAACGCGCTTGCCAACCTGCCCAGAAAGCGCGTGGTGGAGATGGTCGGCGAGTACGGCGTGGATTTTGAGCTCAGCAACCAGGCGGAGAAACGCCTGCGCGATGCCGGCGCCGACAGCGACCTGCTGCTTGCCATCGCCAAGGCAAAGAAGTAACGTAAACCTACTCGCCTCCTGACGCCACGAATGTCCCACACCTTTCAAGCTGCTTCCCGGGCCCTGCTGCTGACAGCCGGTCTTCTTACCGCTGTGTTTCTCTACCTTTTGCCTGCCCAGGCGCAGGCACCCGCCTCCGCCGGAACGGCAGGGGCAAGGGAGCTCGGCGTCCCGGAGCTGGTTTCCGCCCCGGGGCAGGACCCGATGCTGCGCTATCCCGTGGCGCATTACCATGGGATCGTTCATCACATATCGCACAAGTATGGCGGGGGGTCTTGCTACGGCTACCTTTACATCTCCCGCGACATCCTGCGCTACAAGGTCCGGTGGCCGGAGAAGGATAAGGGTCACGGATTCCAGCTGAAGCGCGCGGACCTCACGGCGGCCGGGGAGTGGCAGTCCTGGGGATCGGGGACCGAGGCGGCGGAGTTCAAGTTTCGCGACGGCGTCACCCATCGCTTCTTTTACATGCCCAAGCGGGTGGTGGAGTCCAGCGGTGAAAGATTCCTCTGGGGCGAACAACTTGCCGTTCAGGGACTCCTCGAAGGCGTCCAGAACGTCGATGGCGTGGTGGCTGTGCTGAAGGCGCGCGAAGCCGGACGAGCGGCCGCCGCGCGGGACGCCGCGCCGCAGAAGGCCCAGCCGCAGGCGACCCCACAGCCCGCTCCCGCCACCCTTCGCGTCTCCAGCCAGCCCGGAGGCGTTCAGGTCTATCTCGACAACGAGCCCAAGGGCATGACGAGCGCGCAGGAAGGCGAACTGGTGCTGAAGAACTTGCCCGCGGGCGAGTACCGGGTCCGGCTCAGCCTGGCCGATTACGAGGACTGGACCAACAAGGTGAAGCTCGCCGCCGGCCAGGACCTGAAGCTGGAAGCCAAGTTGGCTCCCCGCGGGCCCCGGCCCTTCACGGTGCAGGACGTGGTGGACATGTTGCTGGGCGGCATCTCACCCAAGCGGGCGGCCACGCTGATCCAGGAACGCGGCGTGGATTTCGTGCTCAATGACAAGACTGAACAGCAGATCCGCGCCGCCGGCGGCGACAGCGATCTGCTGCTTGCCATCGCCAAGGCAAAGAAGTAAGCCGCGCCTTCGTCGTG from Terriglobales bacterium includes these protein-coding regions:
- a CDS encoding PEGA domain-containing protein, with protein sequence MLRYPVAHYHGIVHHISHKYGGGSCYGYLYISRDILRYKVRWPEKDKGHGFQLKRADLTAAGEWQSWGSGTEAAEFKFRDGVTHRFFYMPKRVVESSGERFLWGEQLAVQGLLEGVQNVDGVVAVLKAREAGRAAAARDAAPQKAQPQATPQPAPATLRVSSQPGGVQVYLDNEPKGMTSAQEGELVLKNLPAGEYRVRLSLADYEDWTNKVKLAAGQDLKLEAKLAPRGPRPFTVQDVVDMLLGGISPKRAATLIQERGVDFVLNDKTEQQIRAAGGDSDLLLAIAKAKK